A genomic region of Aspergillus oryzae RIB40 DNA, chromosome 1 contains the following coding sequences:
- a CDS encoding uncharacterized protein (dehydrogenases with different specificities (related to short-chain alcohol dehydrogenases)): MTFHPDTLPNLKGKVFIVTGGNSGIGYYTVTHLAEHGAHVYLCARSLEKGTAAIANIKEMHPSANINLLQMDFMDLTSVVAAAKHFLTLETALHGLVNNAGIMATPFEITKDGHEAQWQTNYLAHWVLTEHFLPLMLLTAKGLYPGSVRIVNLTSSGHLGAPKGGINFKDLSLKDSGPWARYGQSKLANILHAKALHKAYGPGSPSARNGEGEIWVSSVHPGLVETNLATSVEDSGSGMTCVFSVLRMFGLMWSADKGSWTSLFCVASQDMKAEQSGTYLEIFRRFGEPRWQSDMANDWKLVKRLEEWTREVVRKEGWVL, translated from the exons ATGACTTTCCATCCCGACACTCTCCCTAATCTCAAGGGCAAAGTATTCATAGTCACAGGTGGGAATTCCGGCAT AGGCTACTACACCGTAACCCACCTAGCAGAACACGGCGCCCACGTCTACCTGTGCGCCCGATCCCTAGAGAAGGGCACAGCAGCCATCGCCAACATCAAGGAAATGCACCCCTCAGCTaacatcaacctcctgcAAATGGATTTCATGGACCTCACCAGCGTCGTCGCGGCCGCCAAGCATTTCCTCACCCTCGAAACAGCCCTACACGGCCTGGTCAACAACGCAGGCATCATGGCGACGCCCTTCGAAATCACCAAAGATGGCCATGAGGCCCAGTGGCAGACTAACTACCTGGCGCATTGGGTTTTGACGGAGCACTTTCTTCCTCTGATGCTGCTGACCGCCAAGGGGCTTTATCCTGGCAGCGTGCGCATCGTCAACCTCACTTCATCAGGCCATTTGGGCGCACCCAAGGGCGGCATCAATTTCAAAGACCTCTCACTCAAGGATAGTGGCCCTTGGGCGCGGTACGGACAAAGCAAGCTCGCCAACATTCTGCACGCCAAGGCTCTACACAAGGCGTACGGCCCCGGCTCTCCCAGTGCGCGGAACGGGGAGGGCGAGATCTGGGTTTCGTCCGTCCATCCAGGTCTGGTTGAGACGAACTTGGCCACTTCGGTGGAGGACTCGGGGTCGGGCATGACATGTGTTTTCTCGGTCTTACGCATGTTTGGGTTGATGTGGTCTGCGGATAAAGGGTCGTGGACCAGTTTGTTCTGTGTGGCGAGTCAGGATATGAAGGCCGAGCAGAGCGGTACGTATCTCGAAATTTTCCGACGGTTTGGGGAGCCGAGGTGGCAGAGCGATATGGCGAATGATTGGAAGCTTGTAAAGAGGTTGGAGGAGTGGACTAGGGAGGtggtgaggaaggaagggTGGGTTTTATAG